Within the Miscanthus floridulus cultivar M001 chromosome 2, ASM1932011v1, whole genome shotgun sequence genome, the region GCAGGGGAGCATCATCTTCTTACCGGGGTGTACTACATCCCGGCCTTGAATAACTCCATCATCAGCGTCGGACAGCTAGACGAGAATAGCTCACGGGTGGAGATTGAGGACGGTGTGCTGCGCATCTAGGATAGAGGCCGCcgtcttctcgccaaggtgaaccGAGGAAGCAACTGCCTTTATATGCTCCATGTATAGGTGGCGCACCCCCTCTGTCCTGCTGCACACCGGGATGATGAGGCGTGGCGTTGGCAcaagcgtttcgggcaccttcacttcgaaaCCCTAAAGCAGCTCGACAAGAAGATGGTTCACGACATGCCCTACGTCAACCACGTCGATCAGCTCTGCGACACCAGTGTTGTGACCAAGCTGAAGCACCGGCCCTTCCCGCGTCAAGCCTCCTACCATGCCACCGAGTAGCTCGAGCTGGTGCATGGCGACCTCTACGGTCCAGTGTCACCAGCCACTCCTGGAGGTCGGCGCTACATCCTACTGCTCATCGACGACACCACCCGCTATATGTGGGCCATGCTACTCGATTCCAAGGCGGCAGCTACAGACGCCATCAAGCGCCACCAGACAGCCGTGGAGAAGGAGTGCTGCCACAAGCTCCGGGTGCTACGCACGGACAACGGCAGTGAATTCATGGCAGCTGAGTTCGCGATGTACTATGCCAATGAGgggattcagcgccactactccgtgcCCTACTCACTGCTGCAGAATGGCATGGTCGAGCACCGCAATCAGAAGGTGGTGGCAACGGCGCGCGCGCTCCTCAAATAGTGCGGCATGCCGGCGGTCTACTGGGGAGAGGCCGTGATGACCACCGTACACTTGCTCAACCACTCTCCGACCAGTGCGCTCGATGGCAAGATGCCGTATGAGGCCTAGCATAGGCGCAAGCCAACGGTCAGCTATCTGCGCATCTTCGACTGTCTCGCCTTCATCAAGGAGGTAAACCACGTTGGCAAGCTCGATGATCGCAGCTCGCTAGGGTTCTTTATCGGCTACGTAGAGGGGGCTAAGGCCTACCGTGTGCTCGACCCGACGACACGGCGCATGCGCGTGGCGCGCAACGTCGTGTTCGATGAACGACGCGGCTGGGCATGGGACAAGCGTTGGATGACGGGTCGGCAACCGTGCTTCGCGACTTCACCGTCGAGTACGCGTGGGCTGGAGGTGCTGAGGAAGCACAAGGCGCATCTTCATCGACGTATGAGTCTTCATCATCAAAGCCGACCTCTTCACTAACTCTGCCTCATTCGCCTTCACCAAATCCAGGGGAGCTCGGCAGCCCATCGGCGGTGGTCGGCAGCCCATCAGTAGCAACTCTGACCTCTCCAGCACCGTAGCCAACCTCTCTGACCTCTACATCATCGTAGCCGATCTCTCCAGCGTACTAGCCGACCTCCTCAGCGTCTTCTACCTCGCTCGCTACGACACCAGCGCACGTAGGGCAACCGGAGGTCGAGTACGCCACACCGCTGGAGGACGATGAAGACCGCCTGGATGCCTACTACGATGACGAGCCTCTGTGATACCGCATGGTGGGAAGCATCCTCGGCGACCAATCTTCACCGGACCAGCCCGAGAGGCTCTTCGCCTAGCTTCATCTGACGCACGCCGGTGAGTCGACCACTTACGTTGAAGCGTAGGGTGATCCGGTGTGGCGGGTGGCGATGGTGCAATAGCTCAAGTCCGTTGagcagaaccgcacctgggagttGGTGCCACTACCTGACGGCCACCGCCCTATTTCCCTGAAGTGGGTGTTCAAACTCAAGAAGGACGAGCTGGGCGCGTTGAACAAGCACAAGCATGGCTGATGGCATGTGGCTTTGTTCAGCAGGAGGGGATCGACTATGACGACGCCTTCGCCCCCGTGGCGCGCATGGAGTCAGTCTGTGTCCTCCTCGCGCTGGCGGCTCAAGAGGTGTGGCAAGTCAGTCTAGACATTCGGTTAACCGAAGCCGATTGGTTTGGTTCTTCGGTTCTTCAGCTAATTTGGTTACCTAAGAAGAAGGGACCGATCGGTTACTTTGAAAATGCGGAACTGAGGAATTTTGGTTTTGGGTAATTTGGTTCAGTTTCGGTTCTAACCGATGGAACCGAATTTTTCAGGAACCAAGAAACAACCCATTCAATTGCAAATTTCGGCAGCATTTTGCCAAATTTGGATGCAGTCAAAAGGGACAATTTAAACAGCAATGCAGCATAAAACAACAGTACAACAAATATATGTTATTGTTCTCTCAAATATTCAAACATAGAGCAATATTCAAGCCTACAGTAAAAAAAACAAGAGGTCCAACAACTTAGTTCGGTTATTTCAGGTCAATTCGGTTAATCGAGTGCTGGAACCGAATTAACCGTAATAATTTCGGTTCCTAGGAACCTGGAACCGAACCTGGGACCGAATATTTTGTTTCGATTACTTCGGTTTCGGTtccggttagttcggttcggttctcgaTTCTTAGTTTTTTGTGCCCAGATTGAGTAGCAAGTCCACCACATGGATGTGAAGTccgccttcctcaatggcgacctcaaggaggaggtctacgtgcgccAGCCACCTGGCTACGCCATCGCCGGAGAAGAGGGAAAGGTGTACCGCCTGTGTAAGGCACTCTATGGCCTGCGTCAGGCACCGCGCGCCTAGAACGTGAAGCTTGACGCCACACTCAAGAAGATTGGCTTCAAGCAGAGTGCGCATGAGGCGGTGGTGTACCGACAAGGTAGCGGACGCAACATTCTACTGGCTGAAGAgcagaaggtggaggtgttcaagGCACAGATGAAGAAGGcgttcgacatgagcgacctcagcctcctctgcttctacctCGGTGTCGAAGTGCGCTAGGATGCCACCGGGATCGCCCTCCGCCAAACCCACTACGCCAAGCGTATCCTCGAGCTCGGTGGCATGACAAGCTGCAATCCGGCCCACACCCCGATGGAGAAGAAGCTCAAACTGAGTCAGGAGAGCACGGCGGAGGAGGTCATTCCAACCCATTACCGGCGGCTGAATAGGAGCTTACGCTACCTGGTCCATACCTGGCCATACATAGCGTTCGCTGTCGGGTACATGAGCCGGTTCATGGAGCGGCCGACGATGGAGCATCTGCAGGGCATCAAGCGAATCTTGCGCTATGTGGTGGGCACCCTCGACTACGGTCTTCACTACGGAAGGGCCCCCGACACGGCAAGGTTCGTCGGCTACTGCGACAGCGACCTCACCGGTGATGTGGATACCAGCAAGAGCACAACCGGGACGATGTTCTTCCTCGGTGATTGCTTGCTCAGCTAGCAGTCcctcaagcagaaggtggtggccctCTCAAGCTGTGAAGCAGAGTACATCACCGCCACCACTGCAGCAACACAGGGGTTGTGACTGTCAGGGATGCTGGCAGAGCTCCTTGGCAGGAAGgtggatgtggttgagctgaAAGTGGACAACAAGTCTACTCTAGCTCTTGCCAAGAACCATGTCTTCCATGAAAAAAGCAAGCACATCCGCATCAAGTACCACTTCATTAGAGATTGCTTGGAGGATGGAAGCATCAAGGCCAGCCACATTGCCACTACTAATCACCTGGCTGACATTCTCACCAAATCGCTGGAGAAGTCCAAGTTCTAGGAGATGAGGGAGAGGATTGGGCTACAGTAGATCACCTCCAGTGTTCGGCACAAGGCTTAGGGCGAGATTGATAGATAAGTCTAGTGCTAAagcacttgtatcttacttttccTACACCTTTTACTTTCCTTAGCTTCCAAGCCTAGTGTTAGGAATATGCCTAACATCAACTTTAGTGGTTGGAATATGCTGTAGCAAGTGGGAGTCCCCTTTACCTATAAAGGGAAACGAAGTGTCATTGTAAAATTAGGTCATTGCATTTTTCATTCAATCCAAGCGGCCAAGGGCCAAGCTGTCCTCTGATAGTTCCAGATCTGAATCTGAAATCCAATCGGACCAACATACACGCAAATGTAAATCTAATTATATCTGATTAATTTCATGTACATAGGCTCTAAAAGATATCAGGTAAGCAACAATCTTGAACTAGGAAAGGCATTCGCAACCATTTTGGGCCATTCCTAACACAAGTCTTCTGTGTTGAACGATATATATGCTACATCCAAACAAAAACTAAGGCTCTGTTGTGTAGTTTATGTGACTGTATGATAATAACTACAAAAATACTATATTGGTACATTAATGTATAAAATAAGTACTTAATTAAATTGAACTGGTGCTTGTCCATCTAGATTTACCAACTATAGCATCATATATGTTGAAGTTCTTTTTTCCTTCATGTTGTGGCAAAAAGGAAAAAGTAAAGGCAaaacaaacaagcaaaccgacaacTTTAACTGACCTACCGTCTTATCAATAATACTCAATTACTATTTAGTTAGACTCAATACCTCGAAAATGTACTAGTTTACTAGTGCCAAACTATTACCTAACCAAATTAATAAAACAATACCTTAGCTTAAAGCACAGTGCGCCACCCCACACCTTGCGAACTACACATGAAATGTACTTTTTGATTTGTGCAATGGAAAATGTTGTTCTACCAAGAATACTGAACAATGTAAAACTCTAGTGATTTGATGTTTATACCACAACAATGTAAAACAATACCAAGAATAATATATACACTTACTTGTAGGGCAGGTCTGGtgtagtggtgagagctgtctcactgagtcaccaggtctcgggttcgaagtagcctctccgcagattttgtggGGGAAGGTTTGCCTCGTTTTTTCTCTTCTCCAGACCTccctcatgtgggagcctccggcactaggTCTGCCCCTTTTTTTACTTGCATCCTGCTAGGTGAACTGAACTATCCCCAATCACAGAGAAAACAACACTTTGCTCCTCGTCATATTCCAGGTCTAATCTGTACATGCCCGATGTAGAGTTCAATGCGCAGAGCCTCACAGGCATCATACTACCAACACTGCATTCTATGGTGCTCCAACCAACACTCTCAAGATTACCTAGTGTAGCCTGAAAAATACACAAAAAAAGAAACATGCTTTAGTAATCAAGAGTTAAACATTGCACATGTTCTGTATAGCAAACGTTGCAGAAAATATTTTCTATAGCAGGTGTTTTGATGAATCGGCATGCATAGCTTCCAAGTTTTTAAAATTGTTTTGAATTGGCATAAATATAGAAAATGTTCCATGTAATGTTACTGGTAAATCCACATTTTTAATCTGTTTGCAGTGTACCACAAAACTAAGCTATCTGGGGTTTCCTGTAGTTGCAGATTAAGAGCAATACATCATCTATTAAGCCACGGAATGAACAAATAAAGCTTTGGATACAAAAGAGACAAGTAATAGAACACATGCCCTCCATGGTGCAACCTTTCTCTACTGCATATGTAGAATATAACTATATACGCTAAAAACAATTTGTTATTAGCAACACCAGATTGATCAGCTACATTAATTAAACAAAACGATCAATAATGAATAAAACATGTCCTAAAACAAGGTTCTTGAAAGTCCAAATGCAGCAAAAGAACAGATAAGAACACAAGCACTGGCGGAGGACGGAAATCAATCAAAGAATGCACTGAACTAAatgaatatatacaatattcatcCGTTGATTACAAGGGGACAGTAATCTTATTACTTCATAGACATAGGCTCCATTTCTAATCACAAGCATCTTACATCTTGTCACTGCCATATATATACCAATCCGATTAAGTGTAAACCATTTTAATAGAAACAAGTCGCAATCCTTATCACAAGCATCCACATCCTTTCACTCTCATGTGTATACTAGTCCAACTAACTCTAAACCATTCTAATACAAACAAGTCGCATTAAATATATATTATTTGAAAGGCATGACCAACATGGTTGAGAAAGATCGGTTCATCTGACAGGTCAGTACTGAAGATTTTATCCAGCTCATATAAAATTGATATTTAAGCAGTAACTAATACTACATAAGAGTTGAGAAGAATATTTAGGGACAAACTCCTATCATATCTGATGTTAggaacacacaaagaagcaagtAAATCTAGAAATCACACATTTTATTTGGCAAGCACACTGCAGCAAGCATGAAATGCAATAGGTGGGAATCCATCCAGTAGAAGAATGGTGCTTTAGACATTGACACTAACCGACCAGTTATTCTGTTTCAAACTTTCAATAGATTTCAAACCATTTTTTTACAAAATCTACGAATATCCCATTATATGCCGCGAAAAATTGTATCATTGTGCCTGTGAATGACATGTGAGACCCAACCTCATTTGTCATTGACATAGACTAGTGTCATTTTGGCAACATGTGGTTTCACTAGTGGTGATAAAAGATATATTAGCTCCCGAAGTTTACAAGTCAGACAGGATGCAGTCTGAACAACGACCTTTTGGAATTGGAGGGGTGATTTGACACAAATGTAAAATGCATCTTTCAGCATATAAAAAATATTTCAGGGCAAGTGCAAACTGGAAGGGTACAGATTTAAGATGGGCAGAAAAAAGTATGGTACAAATAGCAGTTGCCAAGACAAAAGTGTGATGACCACTTCCTATTGACAAATTTTCAGTTTATTTGCAGAGTTTGATATCGCAAATTCCAAATTTTATTCAGGAGTTTGGTGCCTTCAAACAATGAAGTTTATATTAGTATACTTTAGTCTCAATTCTCCTCTTAGTTTCTTTCCCAAATAGACATCATTGTTTTGGATTCTGGAACATTATGCTGAAAGTGAAACCTGAAACTACTTACAATCATATTTCCTATTTCTATGCAGAGTGTTCTATGGTGCACTGGTTGTACTAAAGTGGGGCAATCAGTGCCTTGAAAACAGAGGACATCATAATGTATGTAGGAGGAAGTAAGGGGCGCTGTTTGACTGTAGTGATGCACTCAATATTTTACAGTGTACAAGGCAAACTATTTTTAGGCGATGATCACAACTGTGCGCAAAGATTGGTTATGTCCTCTTCACTATCAAATAGCATCAATCGCAGTAAAATACTTTGAGGTAGCCTACTAATGTAAACTAATCCTTGGAGGCAGTGACTAGGAATCTGCTACATCTGGGAACCAGAACAAAAAAGATGCAACTTCATGAACCCAATTGTTAAACAAAAACCAGGAATCCTGATATCAGCATAAGCATATACAGTACTGTAATTAGTAGCGACAAAACCTCTTAGCTTTCGCAAGTTCGCAAGGTTTTTTTAGGCGCTAGGCGTTTTTCTAGCCGTTTTGCCAAATTAGCacatagcatatatatatatatatatatatatatatatatatatatatatatatatatatatatatatatatatatatatatatatatatatatatagctgaaATGCTGAATAAATTAGTTAAATAGACTAATAGAGACATAGAGTAGCTGAATACAGTATATAAAAGAGAGGACCAGTACacatactgtcgggtaccataaaaagcgGCCCCCTAAGcgagaaccgaaaaaatcgcttagaccctgtcaaaatcaaagccaagagacaactactgcctaaaccccaccttgtccgagtctaccgattctccgcctcgctcgaggcctcgcacgaaaggcctcggacgagttaccgattctccgtctcgctcgaggccacgcacgtaaggcctcggacggagaactgattctccgtctcgctcgaggccccgcatgtaaggcctcggacgaggtgtcgattctccgcctcgctcgaggccggctcggcaacaaccccgtcgcctccgcctcgaccgacttCCCTGCAGAACATCACGTCCaactaatgcgaccaaccactcccgcgatgtcagccggacgacggctcgacatagCGGAGCGACTGACgaaatgggagtcgcatcaaccccatgccgtccgggacaggacggggcaggggttaccgcccgctatgctcggtactgtgcccacgactgacgcccgcactgcactgttggttgaaccagtataaaccttgtgtctctttacatcaccatccgggattaggaacacgcagtataaattcactagttggttgagggctcgccagtccaaaacaccgacagttggcgcgccaggtagggaatctactgcgtgtcagcttcgtcatcctaacaaattccggatggcagaccccatgcgaccactgcgtatcggcacggtgatctggttcgggagcctagagttcatgtctctaggacatgagtacgatatggtactcctctcacccagagccccaccgaccgacgacgacaCCACGCACTAGCAGCCCAggcacaggcggcgcccgggctgccgctctcgtcacgctcgctaggcacgacgcgggtgggaccaccctgacaccatgcaagctcagggcgacgcactACGCTCCGCCggtgttggtacagagtccctggttggggacctatccaacctaagcctgggcaagggaaagacgccggtggcgtgtAGCGacaccccatcatcaagctctgccccgccacctcctgaggagtcgactccggTGGAGCGAaacccggcgatggcaccatccccgtaccccttcgggttgtgTAATGCCACCGCCGCCTATGCTttcgcctacgcttccgctcacgcggagccctcaggacaccACCAATGCTTCGCCGTCGACCTCGAcgccacaacctcgacccacacccacgctgactcctcggaggaggacgaggcgtgggctggAGCGGACTTCTCAGAACtttgcgaccctgaagccatgcaccgcttcctggctatgagcgactactgctttggctactccgactctgatgacgaaggcacttacgaccccactcgtgagtgcttccacgttgagctcgggatgccgagcatgggcgatgaggacgaaggggtagGTTCTCGCTCCCCGCCCCTGAGGGGGTGGGCGGCGCCGCACCTCCACGCATCGAGCCTCgagcagcacggaacgagaaccttgcccccgagCAACTtcaacgcccagacctggagcagctccgtgagcttcaggccaaggtcgaccaagactgactccttctgtagcagctctgagacactctcgagcaagagcagcggggtcacggtgatggcggagcagcccggtggagggctcgcgacgtcaatcgccgcatcaacaacgacgaagggggcgagcaacccctaTCTTCAACCGCGCTAGCCAAAACATCGCGGCGGCGGCAATACTGCTCCagacgatgcccgagccctcaaCCACAGAGGGGCGACGGCCTCACGGCAAGCTCTGAGACCTCCTTGAGActgccgcggtgcagcaggccgaaagtttcGCCTCTCGACGGCGCGGAGGCACCTCGAAacttcccacggcaccgccttggcaggatagggaggcctcggttcgtcccgagcccgctcgagccCCGACGGCCAACAGggtcccctcggtgcacgaccgcctcggtgaccgacgcgaggcgcaaggcgaccacgatgtggtcagcaggcgacggtaccgaggtggccgctacgatagtggggaggaccgcagtccttctcctgagacgcctggccctcgagtctttagcagagctatccgcgctgctcatttcccGGCCCACTTTCAGCAACCGGCTAACCTCAcgaagtacagcggtgagaccaatcccaaactatggctggccgattaccg harbors:
- the LOC136536745 gene encoding secreted RxLR effector protein 161-like; translated protein: MEKKLKLSQESTAEEVIPTHYRRLNRSLRYLVHTWPYIAFAVGYMSRFMERPTMEHLQGIKRILRYVVGTLDYGLHYGRAPDTARFVGYCDSDLTGDVDTSKSTTGTMFFLGDCLLS